A single region of the Selenomonas sp. oral taxon 920 genome encodes:
- the pfkA gene encoding 6-phosphofructokinase — protein MLKKAIAVVTSGGDSPGMNAAARAVVRTAIYEGVEVYGVHNGYSGMVHDDIEQLTTRSVSDLIQRGGTFLGTARSKTFMTPEGRKAAFENLRKHGIEGLVIIGGDGSLTGGSLLSKETGMPIVGLPGTIDNDVWGMDYTIGCDTACNTIVDAINKLRDTASAHRRIILVEVMGRHSGWLAMMSGIAGGAEYILVPEVAFDLEEISLELKEMYERGKRYSIIVVAEGAGSAVEIGKIIREKTEIDTRVSVLGHIQRGGSPTVEDRIKASMLGEKAALAIISGVSDVVYSFNEGQVVGVNLFEAVNNSKTLDPELVRLSRVLA, from the coding sequence ATGCTGAAAAAAGCAATTGCGGTTGTGACCTCGGGCGGAGACAGTCCGGGCATGAATGCGGCGGCACGCGCGGTGGTGCGGACGGCGATCTATGAGGGCGTTGAGGTCTACGGCGTGCACAACGGCTACAGCGGCATGGTGCACGACGACATCGAACAGCTCACCACGCGGAGTGTCAGCGACCTGATCCAGCGCGGCGGAACGTTCCTTGGGACGGCGCGCAGCAAGACGTTTATGACGCCTGAGGGGCGTAAGGCGGCGTTCGAGAATCTGCGCAAGCACGGCATAGAGGGGCTTGTGATCATCGGCGGCGACGGCTCGCTCACGGGCGGGTCGCTCCTCAGCAAGGAGACGGGCATGCCGATCGTTGGACTGCCGGGCACGATCGACAACGATGTCTGGGGCATGGACTACACGATTGGCTGTGATACGGCGTGCAATACGATCGTGGATGCGATCAACAAGCTGCGCGATACGGCATCGGCACACCGCCGCATCATCCTCGTCGAGGTCATGGGCCGGCACTCGGGCTGGCTCGCGATGATGTCGGGCATTGCCGGCGGTGCGGAGTACATCCTCGTGCCGGAGGTCGCATTTGACCTTGAGGAGATCAGTCTTGAGCTGAAGGAGATGTACGAGCGCGGCAAACGCTACAGCATCATCGTAGTCGCGGAGGGGGCGGGCTCGGCGGTGGAGATCGGCAAGATCATCCGCGAAAAGACGGAGATCGACACGCGCGTTTCGGTGCTCGGACACATTCAGCGCGGCGGCTCGCCGACGGTCGAGGATCGCATCAAGGCCTCCATGCTCGGAGAGAAGGCGGCACTTGCGATCATCTCGGGTGTGAGCGACGTAGTATACAGCTTCAACGAGGGACAGGTGGTCGGCGTCAACCTCTTTGAGGCGGTCAACAATTCCAAGACACTCGATCCCGAGCTCGTGCGCCTCTCGCGCGTTTTGGCGT
- a CDS encoding type IV pili methyl-accepting chemotaxis transducer N-terminal domain-containing protein: MTIHNKLRITLVALFVFIIGLVGLNFVTFAQLDGNAPAVNASGSLRMRAYQLAWLSARMVSADADEASELRHTMMAQIEMYDRILAGLRRGDAELNLAPASDAAIQEQLRTLQPLWEEYRTHVFAVTGAVGTEEKHEANAVVVAEVDGYVTEVDKLVTAYDNASQAKIGVSKEIGVGVIVLAFLVFAVSSYCIIMEVLRPIAALTASFREVAGKEADLTQQLTAKHHDEIGRIVQSFNTFVSELRQIMQKAQAYATEVAGLSDTMWQASVENSKAVEYNAVAITNVAAHASEQDENIQMLATSISGISAHLEEMQTLAQAENVNRTAVLTSIEAVRACAQVAAAASEEVVKAAHEIARLTTDSAAAIEQETASLDAFAATAEQLKGLAADLNTLVGRFKV, from the coding sequence ATGACAATTCATAACAAGTTACGAATCACGCTCGTTGCCCTCTTTGTCTTTATCATTGGGCTTGTCGGTCTGAACTTTGTCACCTTTGCACAGCTGGATGGAAATGCACCTGCCGTCAATGCGTCCGGCTCCCTGCGGATGCGTGCCTATCAGCTCGCGTGGCTCTCGGCACGTATGGTTTCTGCGGATGCGGATGAGGCGTCGGAACTGCGGCACACGATGATGGCGCAGATCGAGATGTACGACCGCATCCTTGCGGGGCTTCGCCGGGGGGATGCAGAACTGAATCTTGCACCGGCCTCGGATGCGGCGATCCAGGAACAGCTTCGCACGCTGCAGCCTCTCTGGGAGGAGTACCGCACGCATGTGTTCGCCGTCACGGGGGCTGTGGGCACGGAGGAAAAGCACGAGGCAAACGCCGTCGTTGTCGCCGAGGTTGACGGCTATGTGACTGAGGTGGACAAGCTCGTCACGGCGTATGACAATGCCAGCCAGGCAAAGATCGGCGTTTCCAAAGAGATCGGCGTGGGCGTGATCGTCCTTGCGTTCCTTGTCTTTGCTGTGTCCTCCTACTGCATCATCATGGAGGTATTGCGGCCGATTGCGGCACTGACTGCATCGTTCCGCGAGGTCGCGGGCAAGGAGGCGGATCTCACCCAGCAGCTCACCGCGAAGCACCATGATGAGATCGGCCGCATCGTGCAGTCGTTCAATACGTTTGTCAGCGAACTGCGCCAGATCATGCAGAAAGCTCAGGCGTATGCGACAGAGGTTGCGGGACTGTCAGATACGATGTGGCAGGCGAGCGTCGAGAACAGCAAGGCGGTCGAGTACAACGCCGTTGCCATCACGAATGTTGCCGCGCACGCAAGCGAGCAGGACGAGAATATCCAGATGCTTGCCACGAGCATCAGCGGCATCTCTGCGCATCTAGAGGAGATGCAGACACTCGCACAGGCGGAGAACGTGAACCGAACGGCGGTGCTTACCTCCATCGAGGCGGTGCGCGCCTGTGCTCAGGTTGCGGCGGCGGCATCGGAGGAGGTCGTGAAGGCGGCGCACGAGATTGCGAGGCTCACAACGGACTCGGCGGCCGCCATCGAGCAGGAGACTGCCTCCCTCGACGCATTTGCTGCAACGGCCGAGCAGCTCAAGGGGCTTGCTGCCGATCTGAACACGCTTGTTGGGCGATTTAAGGTGTAA
- a CDS encoding methyl-accepting chemotaxis protein, translating into MSIRSKLQTILILLFVFIVGLVGLNFFTFNELKGDSPAVNASGSLRMRAYQLSWGAARLASADEDEAQTLRAAMQKNVADYDQILAGLAQGDAAMGLTAPADEAVQRQLAVLKPLWEAYRSDVRAVIEGTDEETRRAAETKVAQEVAPFVAEVNKLVAAYDAASQTKIENSKNIQLGVILLAIFVVGGALWLILTQILRPLAVLTNSFHEISEGEGDLTQQLHAERDDEIGRVVLYFNTFVGKLRTIMRGAQENAAEVAQLADALSKASGESSQAVEQVAGSVTNVAGQANAQNGDMQALADSVTQIAANMAQMLASAERSAVLSADSEEKAADGRDGAARVAAQTDVLRDIVMTMDRNVQTLTQYAEEINQIIELIKGLSGQTNLLALNAAIEAARAGESGRGFAVVAEEVRKLAENSSLAADDVTAKMESIRQQVHATHRANQELVGELAKITEAVGAVRTSLNAIAASSEETRRAAAEIVRLNQTASASAQSVAGTSGHVASAAKQIAGLSEESAAAIEEQSANMEQIVAAAEQLSGLSAKMDGLVGKFKV; encoded by the coding sequence ATGAGCATACGCAGCAAACTACAGACAATCCTGATTCTGCTCTTCGTATTTATCGTGGGACTGGTCGGGCTGAACTTTTTTACCTTCAACGAGCTCAAGGGGGACTCGCCCGCCGTCAACGCCTCCGGATCGCTGCGGATGCGTGCATATCAGCTCTCGTGGGGAGCCGCCCGTCTCGCGTCGGCGGATGAGGACGAGGCGCAGACACTGCGTGCTGCGATGCAGAAAAATGTCGCGGACTACGATCAAATTCTTGCAGGGCTTGCGCAAGGGGACGCAGCAATGGGGCTGACCGCGCCTGCCGATGAGGCGGTGCAGCGACAGCTCGCCGTGCTGAAGCCTCTTTGGGAGGCGTACCGCAGCGACGTGCGCGCCGTCATCGAGGGTACGGACGAGGAGACGCGCCGCGCCGCAGAGACAAAGGTGGCGCAGGAGGTCGCGCCCTTCGTCGCGGAGGTCAACAAGCTGGTTGCCGCCTACGATGCCGCAAGCCAGACAAAGATCGAAAACTCCAAGAACATTCAGCTCGGCGTGATCCTCCTCGCCATATTCGTGGTGGGCGGTGCACTCTGGCTGATCCTCACGCAGATCCTGCGTCCGCTCGCCGTGCTGACAAACTCGTTCCATGAAATTTCCGAGGGAGAGGGCGATCTGACGCAGCAGCTCCATGCGGAGCGCGACGATGAGATCGGACGCGTTGTTCTCTACTTCAACACCTTCGTCGGGAAACTGCGCACGATCATGCGCGGTGCACAGGAGAACGCGGCGGAGGTCGCACAGCTCGCCGACGCGCTCTCGAAGGCAAGCGGTGAGAGCAGTCAGGCAGTCGAGCAGGTCGCCGGGTCCGTGACGAATGTTGCAGGACAGGCGAACGCACAGAACGGCGACATGCAGGCACTTGCGGACAGCGTGACACAGATCGCGGCGAATATGGCGCAGATGCTCGCCTCTGCCGAACGCTCCGCCGTACTCTCGGCGGATTCTGAAGAAAAGGCGGCGGACGGCCGGGACGGTGCGGCGCGTGTCGCAGCACAGACCGATGTTCTGCGCGATATCGTCATGACCATGGATCGGAACGTGCAGACCCTCACGCAGTATGCGGAGGAGATCAACCAGATCATCGAGCTCATCAAGGGACTCTCGGGGCAGACCAACCTGCTCGCGCTCAACGCAGCGATTGAGGCGGCACGTGCGGGCGAGAGCGGGCGCGGCTTTGCCGTCGTTGCGGAGGAGGTTCGAAAACTCGCCGAGAACTCGAGTCTCGCGGCAGACGATGTCACGGCGAAGATGGAGAGCATCCGTCAGCAGGTACACGCGACGCACAGAGCGAATCAAGAGCTTGTCGGAGAGCTTGCAAAGATCACGGAGGCGGTCGGTGCGGTACGCACCTCGCTGAACGCCATTGCCGCAAGCTCTGAGGAGACCCGCAGGGCAGCCGCTGAGATTGTGCGGCTGAACCAGACGGCATCGGCAAGTGCACAGAGTGTTGCGGGCACATCGGGGCACGTCGCGTCGGCGGCAAAGCAGATCGCGGGGCTCTCCGAGGAGTCGGCGGCTGCCATCGAGGAGCAGAGTGCGAACATGGAGCAGATCGTCGCAGCTGCAGAGCAGCTCTCCGGTCTGTCGGCGAAAATGGATGGGCTCGTCGGAAAGTTCAAGGTCTGA
- a CDS encoding peptide-methionine (S)-S-oxide reductase codes for MKKRICLSGADMYELEEVFRGRRGITSVRTGYINAAENASHEDVATGAAGGRMGVEICYDPKKIDISQLLDLHFAVVTPYSIDGQGYVRGSMYRAGVFYESAEDEPQVALYLTFLAGKGRCPATGEHLTLNDPNSSAAARRVLHATMERLTSFQAASDEHQAYLSRHPDTETYIDLARLRELVKL; via the coding sequence ATGAAAAAACGCATCTGTCTCTCGGGTGCGGATATGTACGAGCTTGAGGAGGTTTTTCGCGGACGGCGCGGCATCACGAGCGTCCGCACGGGCTACATCAACGCCGCAGAGAATGCATCGCATGAGGATGTGGCAACGGGCGCGGCAGGCGGGCGCATGGGGGTCGAGATCTGCTACGATCCGAAGAAGATCGACATCTCGCAGCTCCTAGACCTCCACTTCGCCGTCGTCACGCCGTACAGCATCGACGGACAGGGCTATGTGCGCGGCAGTATGTACCGTGCGGGCGTCTTCTATGAGAGCGCGGAGGACGAGCCGCAGGTCGCACTCTACCTTACCTTTCTCGCGGGCAAGGGGCGTTGTCCCGCCACGGGCGAGCATCTGACGCTCAACGACCCGAACAGCAGCGCGGCGGCGCGGCGCGTTCTGCACGCGACCATGGAGCGGCTGACCTCGTTTCAGGCGGCATCTGATGAGCATCAAGCATATCTCAGCCGCCACCCCGACACCGAGACCTACATCGACCTCGCGCGTCTGCGCGAACTTGTCAAATTGTGA
- the meaB gene encoding methylmalonyl Co-A mutase-associated GTPase MeaB, protein MSEKYTTERPDWVPEDADCKFTTSVMGGIEGIKDLTVGNINPKLLNGTGMPRRKLVLSEDDYVAGVERGDRMTLSRAITLIESNSSKHFKLAQRVLQRLLPKTGNALRIGITGVPGAGKSTMIEAFGNMLCDAGHRVAVLTVDPTSSVTKGSILGDKTRMGTLSRRPEAFIRPSPAGGTLGGVARKSRETMLLCEAAGYDVIIIETVGVGQSETTVRSMVDFFLLVVLTGAGDELQGIKKGIMELADAIVINKADGDNLLKAKVARGQYERMIEFIRPATPGWETHAYLASAIEKTGLAELWEIIRIFREKTTESGVWKKRRDGQLLDWMNSMIDEHLHNLFFDDAVVRGRMPEVKEAILTGGISPTQAVAELLGVFDVRRAAGRQVDLFTN, encoded by the coding sequence ATGAGCGAAAAATATACCACAGAACGGCCTGACTGGGTACCCGAAGATGCGGACTGCAAGTTCACGACAAGTGTGATGGGCGGCATCGAGGGCATCAAGGATCTGACCGTCGGCAATATCAATCCAAAACTGCTGAACGGTACGGGGATGCCGCGCCGCAAGCTCGTTCTGAGTGAGGATGATTATGTGGCGGGCGTGGAACGCGGTGACCGCATGACGCTCTCGCGCGCGATCACCCTCATCGAGAGCAACAGCAGCAAGCATTTTAAGCTCGCACAGCGAGTCCTGCAAAGGCTTCTGCCAAAGACGGGCAATGCCCTGCGCATCGGCATCACAGGTGTCCCCGGCGCGGGCAAGTCCACGATGATCGAGGCGTTCGGCAATATGCTCTGCGATGCGGGGCATCGCGTCGCCGTTCTCACCGTTGACCCGACGAGTTCCGTGACGAAGGGCTCGATCCTCGGCGACAAGACGCGCATGGGCACGCTCTCACGGCGCCCAGAGGCATTCATCCGCCCGTCGCCCGCAGGCGGCACTCTTGGCGGCGTCGCCCGCAAGAGCCGCGAGACGATGCTGCTCTGCGAGGCGGCGGGCTACGATGTCATCATCATCGAGACGGTCGGTGTCGGACAGTCCGAGACGACCGTGCGCTCGATGGTCGACTTCTTTCTGCTCGTCGTGCTGACGGGTGCGGGCGATGAGCTGCAGGGCATCAAGAAGGGCATCATGGAGCTTGCGGATGCGATCGTCATCAACAAGGCGGACGGCGACAATTTGCTGAAGGCAAAGGTTGCGCGCGGGCAGTACGAGCGCATGATCGAGTTTATCCGCCCCGCAACGCCGGGCTGGGAGACGCACGCCTACCTTGCCTCCGCGATCGAGAAAACAGGACTTGCCGAGCTCTGGGAGATCATCCGCATCTTCCGCGAGAAGACCACGGAGAGCGGCGTGTGGAAGAAGCGGCGTGACGGGCAGCTGCTCGACTGGATGAACAGCATGATCGACGAGCATCTGCACAACCTGTTCTTCGACGATGCCGTTGTGCGCGGGCGCATGCCCGAGGTGAAGGAGGCGATCCTCACAGGCGGCATCTCGCCGACACAGGCGGTCGCCGAACTCCTCGGCGTGTTCGATGTGCGCCGTGCGGCGGGGCGGCAGGTTGATCTCTTTACGAATTGA
- the scpA gene encoding methylmalonyl-CoA mutase has protein sequence MAGFTNPDFTGMSLGESPSADSKEWRALFEGTTGRTFEALTHKTMERVPVSPFYDHDVYERMTHLDFASGIPPCLRGPYSTMYVFRPWTVRQYAGFSTAEESNAFYRRNLAAGQKGLSIAFDLPTHRGYDADNPRVVGDVGKAGVSVCSMLDMNILFSGIPLDQMSVSMTMNGAVLPILAFFIVSGEEQGVDKKIMAGTIQNDILKEFMVRNTYIYPPEMSMRIIGDIFEYTTKYMPKFNSISISGYHMQEAGAPADIELGYTLADGLEYIRTGIKAGLAVDDFAKRLSFFWAIGKNYFMEIAKMRAARVLWAKIVKSFDAKNDKSMALRTHSQTSGWSLTAQDPFNNIARTAMEAMGAALGHTQSLHTNALDEAIALPTDFSARIARNTQLYIQDETSVCKIIDPWGGSYYVEALTNEIIRRAWAHIQEVEALGGMAKAISTGLPKMRIEEAAARRQAQIDSGIESIVGVNKYRLEKEDPLQILAIDNTAVRQAQVERLEKLRAERNADDVRRCLEGITKAAETRDNGNLLEAAVDAARVRASLGEISDAVEKVSGRFQAVIHTISGVYSSEFTDKTELDRAREMADEFEELTGRRPRIFVAKMGQDGHDRGQKVIASSFADMGWDVDVGPLFQTPAETAQDAVDNDVHMVGFSSLAAGHNTLLPQLVDELKKLGRDDIMVCIGGVIPVQDYDNLYEHGAVAIFAPGTNIPEAGIKLLTLLIARAKEEAAG, from the coding sequence ATGGCAGGCTTTACGAACCCGGATTTCACCGGGATGAGCCTCGGCGAAAGCCCGTCCGCAGACTCCAAGGAGTGGCGCGCCCTCTTCGAGGGGACGACGGGGCGGACGTTTGAGGCACTCACGCACAAGACGATGGAGCGTGTACCTGTGAGCCCCTTCTACGATCACGACGTATACGAGCGTATGACCCACCTCGACTTTGCGAGCGGCATTCCGCCGTGTCTGCGCGGCCCGTACTCCACGATGTACGTCTTCCGTCCGTGGACAGTGCGCCAGTACGCAGGTTTCTCGACGGCGGAGGAGTCGAATGCGTTCTACCGCCGCAACCTCGCCGCAGGTCAGAAGGGCCTTTCCATCGCGTTCGACCTCCCGACCCACCGCGGCTACGATGCGGACAACCCACGCGTCGTCGGTGACGTGGGCAAAGCAGGCGTTTCGGTCTGCTCCATGCTGGATATGAACATCCTGTTCTCGGGCATCCCGCTCGACCAGATGTCCGTCTCCATGACGATGAACGGCGCGGTTCTGCCGATCCTCGCGTTCTTCATCGTCTCGGGCGAGGAGCAGGGCGTTGACAAAAAGATCATGGCAGGTACGATTCAGAACGATATTCTGAAAGAGTTCATGGTTCGCAACACCTACATCTACCCGCCTGAGATGTCCATGCGCATCATCGGCGATATCTTCGAGTACACGACGAAGTACATGCCGAAGTTCAACAGCATCTCCATCTCCGGCTACCATATGCAGGAGGCGGGTGCGCCTGCAGACATCGAGCTCGGCTACACGCTCGCGGACGGCCTTGAGTACATCCGCACGGGCATCAAGGCGGGGCTCGCCGTCGACGACTTTGCAAAGCGTCTCTCGTTCTTCTGGGCAATCGGCAAGAACTACTTCATGGAGATCGCAAAGATGCGTGCGGCACGTGTCCTCTGGGCGAAGATTGTCAAGTCGTTCGACGCGAAGAACGACAAGTCGATGGCACTCCGTACGCACAGCCAAACATCGGGCTGGTCGCTGACGGCGCAGGATCCGTTCAACAACATCGCCCGCACGGCGATGGAGGCGATGGGCGCGGCACTCGGCCACACGCAGTCCCTCCATACGAACGCACTCGACGAGGCGATCGCACTGCCGACGGACTTCTCGGCGCGTATTGCGCGCAACACGCAGCTCTACATCCAGGACGAGACGAGCGTTTGCAAGATCATCGACCCGTGGGGCGGATCGTACTACGTCGAGGCTCTCACAAACGAGATCATCCGCCGCGCTTGGGCGCATATCCAGGAGGTCGAGGCACTCGGCGGCATGGCAAAGGCGATCTCGACGGGGCTCCCGAAGATGCGCATCGAGGAGGCGGCAGCACGCCGTCAGGCGCAGATCGACTCCGGCATCGAGAGCATCGTCGGCGTGAACAAGTACCGCCTCGAAAAGGAAGACCCCCTGCAGATCCTCGCGATCGACAACACGGCCGTGCGTCAGGCACAGGTCGAGCGTCTCGAAAAGCTGCGCGCAGAGCGCAATGCGGACGATGTACGCCGCTGCCTCGAGGGCATCACAAAGGCGGCAGAGACGCGCGACAACGGCAACCTGCTCGAAGCGGCTGTCGACGCGGCACGCGTCCGCGCTTCGCTCGGCGAGATCTCCGATGCGGTGGAGAAGGTATCCGGACGCTTCCAGGCGGTCATTCATACGATCTCGGGTGTCTACTCCTCCGAGTTCACGGACAAGACCGAGCTCGACCGCGCCCGCGAGATGGCGGACGAGTTCGAAGAACTCACAGGCCGCCGTCCGCGTATCTTCGTCGCGAAGATGGGACAGGACGGACACGACCGCGGACAGAAGGTCATTGCGTCCTCCTTCGCCGACATGGGCTGGGACGTCGACGTGGGCCCTCTCTTCCAGACCCCTGCCGAGACGGCGCAGGATGCGGTCGACAACGACGTGCACATGGTCGGGTTCAGCTCGCTCGCAGCGGGGCACAACACGCTCCTGCCGCAGCTTGTCGATGAGCTGAAGAAGCTCGGACGTGACGACATCATGGTCTGTATTGGCGGCGTTATCCCCGTACAGGACTATGACAACCTCTACGAGCACGGCGCGGTCGCGATCTTCGCACCGGGCACGAACATCCCCGAGGCGGGCATCAAGCTCCTGACCCTTCTCATCGCACGCGCGAAGGAAGAAGCCGCAGGTTAA
- a CDS encoding methylmalonyl-CoA mutase family protein: MPEEKERSSDEELQKLLKKSADVEDFPDVSLDEFTPPTDAEWKEACEALLKGAPYEKVMFTKTYEGITFDPMYTRKHTEDILPKSIMPGMGDYLRGVDPAGYIGKPWGIAQACDETLPSENNELLRHENDKGSTIYHIVLDTASRAGVDARQAEKVGDIGTSVTTVDDMHTLLEGLDLAKFPLYVYAGANALPLLSLVAAARRAAGDDMTKVQGIVGADPIGALVTDGKLPASLDAHYDSLAAAARWATTHAPHLRTVFVRSDVYSSGGANDVQEVAACLATAAAYLRALCERGLTVDEAAGQIAFGFSMGANFFLQIAKLRAVRPIWAQIVKAFGGNAESQKMRIHARPALFFKTIYDPYVNMLRNTTEIFSGVVGGIDSFESAPFDEPIRKGDEFSRRIARNIQIMLQEEFGMLQPIDPAGGSWAVETLTRQMKEKIWAEFQSIEKQGGIVAALRAGSVQDEIAKILADRFKKADIRKDRIVGNNMYPNMTEVLLETRAEDTAALKAQRTKDIEAYLSDIDTKHRDEVLAAFKADGTLEHGIEAAFAGATIAELMAAVTDGKGAAETVTAIAPHRWSERFEALRRRTEDYKAQKNDNVKIFLANMGPIPQHKARADFTTGFLQVGAFEVLGNDGFKTVEEAAEAAGKSGADAVVICSTDATYPEIVPALAPKLHEVLPNARVFLAGAAPKDLLETYNNAGIDEYISVKANCYEVLERLQKKKGMIA; encoded by the coding sequence ATGCCGGAAGAAAAAGAGCGGTCGAGTGACGAAGAACTTCAGAAGCTTCTGAAGAAATCTGCGGATGTCGAGGACTTCCCCGATGTCTCGCTCGATGAATTTACGCCGCCGACGGATGCGGAGTGGAAGGAAGCGTGTGAAGCGCTGCTCAAGGGTGCTCCCTATGAGAAGGTCATGTTCACGAAGACCTACGAGGGCATCACCTTTGACCCTATGTATACGCGGAAACACACGGAGGACATCCTGCCGAAGAGCATCATGCCCGGCATGGGCGACTACCTGCGCGGCGTGGATCCCGCCGGCTACATCGGAAAGCCGTGGGGCATCGCGCAGGCATGTGACGAGACACTGCCCTCCGAGAACAATGAGCTCCTGCGGCACGAGAACGACAAGGGGTCGACGATCTATCATATCGTGCTCGACACCGCTTCGCGTGCGGGTGTGGATGCGCGTCAGGCGGAGAAGGTCGGCGACATCGGCACGAGCGTGACGACGGTCGACGATATGCACACGCTCCTTGAGGGGCTTGATCTCGCGAAGTTTCCGCTCTATGTCTATGCGGGTGCGAATGCTCTCCCGCTCCTCTCGCTCGTCGCGGCGGCACGCCGTGCGGCAGGGGACGACATGACGAAGGTGCAGGGCATCGTTGGGGCAGACCCGATCGGCGCACTCGTGACCGACGGCAAGCTCCCCGCATCGCTCGACGCACACTATGACAGCCTCGCCGCAGCGGCACGCTGGGCGACAACACATGCGCCGCATCTGCGCACGGTGTTTGTCCGCAGCGATGTCTACAGCAGCGGCGGTGCAAACGATGTGCAGGAGGTCGCAGCGTGTCTGGCGACGGCAGCAGCGTATCTGCGTGCGCTGTGCGAGCGCGGGCTGACGGTTGACGAGGCGGCAGGACAGATTGCGTTCGGCTTCTCGATGGGCGCGAACTTCTTCCTGCAGATCGCAAAACTGCGCGCTGTGCGCCCCATCTGGGCACAGATCGTCAAGGCGTTCGGCGGCAATGCCGAGTCGCAGAAGATGCGGATTCACGCACGTCCTGCGCTCTTCTTCAAGACTATCTACGATCCGTACGTCAACATGCTCCGCAACACGACGGAGATCTTCTCGGGCGTTGTGGGCGGCATCGATTCGTTCGAGAGTGCGCCGTTCGACGAGCCCATCCGCAAGGGAGACGAGTTCTCTCGCCGCATTGCACGCAACATCCAGATCATGCTGCAGGAGGAGTTCGGCATGCTGCAGCCGATCGATCCTGCGGGCGGTTCGTGGGCGGTTGAGACGCTGACACGCCAGATGAAGGAAAAGATCTGGGCAGAGTTCCAGAGCATCGAAAAGCAGGGCGGCATCGTTGCGGCACTCCGTGCCGGCTCGGTGCAGGACGAGATCGCAAAGATTCTCGCAGACCGCTTCAAGAAGGCGGACATCCGCAAAGACCGCATCGTCGGCAACAATATGTACCCGAACATGACAGAGGTCCTGCTCGAAACGCGTGCGGAGGATACGGCGGCACTCAAGGCACAGCGCACGAAAGACATCGAGGCATATCTCTCCGACATCGACACAAAGCACCGCGACGAGGTGCTTGCGGCATTCAAGGCGGACGGCACACTCGAGCACGGCATCGAGGCGGCGTTTGCAGGTGCGACGATTGCAGAGCTGATGGCGGCGGTCACGGACGGCAAGGGCGCGGCGGAGACGGTCACGGCGATCGCACCGCACCGCTGGAGCGAGCGTTTTGAGGCACTGCGCCGCCGCACCGAGGACTACAAGGCACAGAAGAACGACAACGTCAAGATATTCCTCGCGAACATGGGCCCCATCCCGCAGCACAAGGCGCGTGCAGACTTTACCACAGGCTTCCTGCAGGTCGGCGCGTTCGAGGTGCTCGGCAACGACGGGTTCAAGACCGTCGAGGAGGCCGCCGAGGCGGCGGGCAAGAGCGGCGCGGATGCGGTGGTCATCTGCTCCACGGATGCGACCTATCCCGAGATCGTGCCTGCACTTGCACCGAAGCTCCACGAGGTTCTGCCGAATGCGCGCGTATTCCTCGCGGGCGCAGCGCCGAAGGATCTCCTTGAGACTTACAACAACGCGGGCATTGATGAATACATCTCCGTCAAGGCGAACTGCTACGAGGTGCTTGAGCGCCTTCAGAAAAAGAAAGGGATGATTGCGTAA
- a CDS encoding 3D domain-containing protein, whose protein sequence is MQWTKLGQLIQTKKNTMFCATLAGMMLFSSGFTMNGLPKNMQRVSVHVDGETITDMTVQTRPNDIFEKLGVKLGAKDTYEVFRSADERHTEISVRRAVPVSISFWDDTQQVMTSGRTVGDVMAEYGYNPHEVDVTPAADTPITANLAIRLTENEQAAEQRRAREREEERVSRGIPRYRAAYTMHASAYLPSDGGGSGITASGIPARRGVVAVDPNVIPLGTRLYIPGYGEAIAADTGGAIVGHTIDLCMESYDEAIQFGRRSVEVYVLE, encoded by the coding sequence ATGCAGTGGACGAAACTGGGCCAGCTGATTCAGACAAAGAAGAACACGATGTTCTGCGCCACCTTGGCGGGGATGATGCTCTTCTCCAGTGGATTCACGATGAACGGTCTGCCGAAGAACATGCAGCGCGTGAGCGTGCACGTTGACGGCGAGACCATCACCGATATGACGGTACAGACGAGACCCAATGATATCTTTGAGAAGTTGGGCGTGAAACTCGGCGCGAAGGATACCTACGAGGTGTTCCGCAGCGCAGATGAGCGCCATACCGAGATTTCCGTGCGCCGCGCCGTTCCTGTGAGCATCTCGTTCTGGGATGACACGCAGCAGGTTATGACGAGCGGGCGCACGGTCGGCGATGTTATGGCAGAGTACGGCTACAATCCGCATGAGGTGGATGTAACGCCTGCTGCGGATACGCCGATCACGGCGAACCTTGCGATTCGGCTGACAGAGAACGAGCAGGCCGCCGAACAGCGCCGCGCACGTGAACGTGAGGAAGAGCGCGTCAGCCGCGGCATTCCGCGCTACCGTGCGGCATATACGATGCACGCATCGGCATATCTTCCGAGCGACGGCGGCGGCAGCGGCATCACAGCGAGCGGCATTCCCGCACGGCGTGGTGTCGTCGCGGTCGATCCGAACGTCATTCCGCTCGGCACGCGTCTCTACATACCGGGCTACGGCGAGGCGATTGCCGCGGATACGGGCGGTGCGATCGTCGGACATACGATTGATCTCTGTATGGAGAGCTATGACGAGGCGATCCAATTCGGACGCCGCTCCGTCGAGGTCTATGTCCTCGAGTAA